In the genome of Mercurialis annua linkage group LG8, ddMerAnnu1.2, whole genome shotgun sequence, the window ATTCTAAAACATGGAGACCTAAGCCCAAAAAGGCTAAGTCAACCATTAGATGTTTCTATTGCATGAAGGTTGGGCATACAAATGGAAGGTGCTATGTGAGGAAAATCCACTTGAACTTGATTCACTTGGATGATTCCAAGACTAACCCTCAAGGACCCAAGTACATTTGGGTACCTAAAAGTTCTTAATTTCCTTGTGTGTTTTAGGGCAAAGGAGTAGCCATCAAGGAAAATCGACCTTGGATTGTGGATAGTGGGTGCTCAAGGCACATGACCGGAACTTCAAAGCTATTCACAACCCTTCAATCAAAAGATGGTGGCTATGTAACCTTTGGTGACAATGCAAAAGGAAAAGTGGTTGGTATTGGTAAGATTGGTAAGACTTCAAACTCATCTTCTTGTATTAGAAATGTTCTATTAGTTGATGGTTTGAAGCATAACTTGTTGAGTGTAAGTCAATTATGCGATAGTGGCTTAAGAGTCACTTTTGACTCTAAGGCTTGTTACATTACTCAAGTTAGTGATAACAAGACCATCCTTAGAGGAGAAAGGAGTGAAAATATTTACATAATTGACTTAGACTCAACTTCTAACAAGAATCTCAAGTGTCTTATGTCCACAAAGAACGAGCCTTGGCTTTGGCATAGAAGGCTTGCCCATGCTAACATGGAGTTGATAGACAACTTGAGAAAAGGAGAACTTGTGATTGGACTTCCGGATTTTAAATTTGAGAAGGACAAAGTTTGTGCTTCATgtcaaatggggaaacaacaCAAGTCATCCTTCAAATCCAAAAAGGTGGTAAGTACATCCAAACCTCTTCAATTGATTCATATGGATTTATTTGGACCATCTAGAGTTGCTAGTTTGGGTAGTAAGCACTATACCTATGTCCTTGTTGATGATTACTCTAGATATACTTGGGTTATTTTCATGGCTCATAAGGATGACACTTTTGATGCTTTtaaaagtttttcaaaacttGTTCAAAACAAAATGGGATATTATATTATGAGTATAAGAAGTGACAATGGTGGTGAATTTAAAAATCATCTTTTTGAAAGCTATTGTGAAGACCTTGGTATTTCTCATGAGTTCTCGTGTCCTAGAACTCCCCAACAAAATGGGGTAGTGGAAAGGAAGAATAGGTCCCTTATAGAAATGGCGAGGACTATgctaaatgaatttaaattacCAAGCTATTTTTGGGCGGAAGCCGTCAATACTTCTTGTTATGTGCAAAATCGTGTTTTGAAAAGATCCATTTTGAATAAAACACCTTATGAGTTATGGATGGGAAGAAAACCCAACATTTCATATCTAAGAGTTTTTGGGTGTAAATGCTTCATATTAAATACAAAGGATAACCTAGATAAATTTGCTTCAAAATCCAATGAAGGCATATTTTTAGGTTATTCTACATGTAGAAAAGCCTATAGAGTATTCAATAAATCCACTTTGCTTGTTGAAGAATCTATGCATGTTGTTTTTGATGAAAACAATACACTTGATGGGAAAGGTATGGATTTTGTAGATCATTTTGGATCACTAGACATTGGAGAGGTTGATCCCACATTCAACAAGATGGATGATGAAGAGAAACCTCAAGAAAGTGCACCAATGCAAACAACACTTGAGGAAGACTTTCCACAAGAGGAAGATCCGCACCCGGAACTCCCTAAAGCGACAAGAACAACGAAGAACCACCCAAGAGAGCAAGTACTTGATGGATTCCAAAGAGGTATATTCACTAGATCTCAAGCCTCTAACAACCTTGCATTTCTCTCTCAAATTGAGCCAAGGACCATTGAAGAGGCTATCAATGATGAGTGTTGGGTGATTGCAATGCAAGATGAACTCAACCAATTTGAGAGGAGTAATGTTTGGGAATTAGTCCCTAGGCCTAGCTTTGGTTCTATTATTGGCACAAAATGGGTCTTTAGAAATAAACTTGATGAGGATGGAGTCATTACTAGAAACAAAGCTAGACTTGTTGCCAAAGGATATAGCCAAGAGGAAGGTATCGATTATGATGAGACCTTTGCCCCCGTGGCTAGATTAGAGGCTATTAGAATTTTGCTTGCATTTGCATGTCATATGAATTTTAAACTTTATCAAATGGATGTAAAGAGTGCCTTCCTAAATGGTTTTATTCAAGAAGAAGTTTTTGTCTCTCAACCTCCGGGTTTTGAAAACTTTGAATTTCCTAACCATGTTTTTAAACTTAACAAGGCTCTCTACGGATTGAAACAAGCACCTAGAGCTTGGTATGATAGGCTTAGCACATTCCTCATCATAAACGGTTTTACTAAGGGTAAAGTGGATACCACTCTTTTCatcaaaagaagttttaaagacATTCTTGTTGTGcaaatttatgttgatgacataatCTTTGGTGCTACTAATGAGTTGCTTTGTGAGGATTTTTCAAAGTGCATGACAAATGAATTTGAAATGAGCTTAATGGGAGAACTTAAGTTCTTCTTGGGGCTTCAAATCAAGCAAAGTAATGAGGGAATATTCATCAATCAAGCCAAATACACTAAAGAATTACTCAAGAGATTTGGCATGGATGGATGTAAGACAAGCAAAACCCCTATGCCCACCAATGCTAAAATTGACAAGGATGAAAGTGGTAAGAACTTTGATGAAAAGAAATATCGAGGTATGATTGGTTCCTTACTCTATCTTACCGCTAGTAGACCGGATATAATGTTTAGTGTTTGCCTTTGTGCTCGTTTTCAATCTTGTCCGAAAGAATCTCATTATTATCATGTCAAAAGAATTTTCAAATATCTCATGGGCACACAACACTTAGGTCTTTGGTATCCTAGGAATAACTCCTTTGACCTTGTTTCTTATTCGGATGCGGACTATGCCGGTAGTGTCATAGATAGAAAAAGTACATCGGGAACTTGTCAATTCCTAGGCAATTGTCTTGTTTCTTGGCATAGTAAGAAACAAGTGTCGGTTGCCTTGTCCACGGCCGAAGCCGAATATGTAGCCGCGGGAAGTTGTTGTACCCAAGTTCTTTGGATTCGACAACATCTCAAGGACTATGGAATTGTGGTTGATCATATTCCTTTGAAATGTGACAATACTAGTGCGATCAATTTGTCCAAGAACCCGATCCAACACTCTAGATCCAAGCACATAGATATTAGACACCATTTTATGCGTGATCATGTCCAATTGGGAGATGTTGTATTAGAATTCATTGATACAAACAATCAATTGGCGGATATTTTCACAAAACCCTTAAATGAGGAAAGGATGTCTTTTATCTTAAGAGAAATTGGTATGATTGATGGGTCTACCTTATTGTGATTTGCTTGCTATGTATTTTAAGCATCtgaatttatgttttctttGGTTCTATGGTTGTTATTTTTCATGCTATGTATTGTTCTCTTATTGTGATAACATGATTAAATGATTGGACCTTAGCTAGTTGATTCTACTCATGAATTAAACTGAATAGTCCCTCATTTCACATCAAATGTGTTCCAACTATTAAAAATCAAGGCTTAATTccttttaattgaaaatttcaattttgtcaatttttttgtgTCCAGACAAACCTCGCGGGCGCTAACTCTTGTTCGCCCCCGCGAAGTTTGATctcaaaaaaaaaggaaattttcAGCAGTGCGAGTTCGCGGTCGCGAACCCTAGTTCGCGGGCGCGAACTCCttcgaattttcaaaaaattagcCGTTTGGCAACGGTTTTCAATGCATTTAATGGGTCAAACTAGCCGTTAACTAGCCGTTGGAGTCGTTTTTCATGCCTATAAATACTCCTCTTTAGTAGTTCCCTTGTTTACAACTTTCTACAACAATTCTAACACCTTTTGCTACCAAAATCACTCATTTTTCTCATCAAATACTCTTGTTCATCATCATTTTTCACTTGCATCATGGATTCCCCCCTTCGCTCATTGAGAAGAAAGACACAAGGCAAGAAATCTCAAGGCCCTTCTACTAGCCGAAGAGAAGCAATTCCACCACAAGTGGAAATTCCAACACATGATCAAGAGACCTTGAACTTAAGGATTAGTAAGTTCCATGAGAGGCCCGTTTTGCCTAGTCGCTACATAGATTTTACGGGTTTAGAAGCAAGCAATGTGAAAAGAGATGTTTTGGAACTAATTGACAATCTCGGGTGGAGGAAATTTGTCTACTCTCATCACCATGATGGGTATGAAAATTTGACTCGCGAAGTACTCTCTTCACTCTACATCATTCGCAAGGAAGATGGAGAAGTTGGTTATTTTGGGGTCTCCTTTCGAGTTCAAGGAAGGCTTTACCGGCTATCAAGAGAAGAAGTTGATGATGCGTTTGGCTTTGAATGGGGGCATCCTACATGTCCTTCTCATGTTCGGTTCAACTTTGAGGAATTTTGGGGCGAAATTAGCACCATCACACCGTATCGTTCCAATTCCGCAACCGCCAAGACATTGAAGACCCTACCATTATTCATCCTTCATCGCATCATCACTCACTCCATTCATGCAAGAAGTGAGGGCAATGAGAAAATTTCCAAGAAAGATGTGTTTTTCCTCTATCTTGCAACAAAAGGTATTAAATTTTCTTGTGGCTTCTACTTTATGAATTACCTTTTTGATCTTGATAAGAGAGGGGGTCACCTAAGGGTTGCCTCCTTTGTGACGTGCCTAGTCAAAAAGGCCAAAGCCCTCACTTCTCAAGTCAAGAATGCTAATCCTCAACCTTTTCATTGGAAATGTGCTCCCTTGGACCAAGAGCATTTTGAGCATTCTTCTAAAGCCATCTTGATTCGTGACAACTCCATTCAATATTTGTTTGGTGAGAATGCCATTGGTGGTGAAATTGAAAGGCTAGCAAGGAAAAGAAGGATCTCCTCTACTAATATTGAGGAAGATGTTGAGGAAGCCGCAAGGGCAATGAGGCAAGAAGAGCGTGAATCATGGCCACATATGGATCCCCATGCCTCATCAAGTAACCCTCAACCTCCTTTTGCAACCATGTCTCAAGCTcaaatgtttgaaactattTATGGACAAAATGTTCATATGATGTCAAGGATGACAGTGCTTGAGGGGGAGGTCAATACAATCAAGGAAGGGATGACATATCTCAAGAACAAATTTGACTCTCATTGGTCATTCTCTCCCTCCACTTCACCTCCTCACAATGAAGACCCCGATGATGATGAAGATTGAACCTACCAATTGCATACTTTCACTTGCATGTCATGTTTTCTTTTCATAGTCTTTTTGTGTTGTTTGTTTTTCTAAGTGTGGTTGGAACACACATGTGTTTTCTTATGTTTATCTTAATGTCATTGTGCTTTTCTTGTCGTATTCAAACTCGTGCAATTTATGCTTCCGTCGTCTCTATTTTTGCTTTTTGATTTTGCCAAAGGGGGAGATATTTGActtaacttttctctttttgtattATATGCATCATTTGAGGGGGAGACAAAGTTTAGTCTAAGTTTAGTCTTCAAGttatttttttgtgttaattgtcaaagtcaaaaagggggagaatgTTGGACCTTAATTGATTCAATCTCTTCTATTTTGACCATGACAATTAACACCAAAGGTTCTAACACTCTAATTAAGTGTGTAGGAACCCCCCGGAACACTCGAAAAGCAAATCGGACATCTCTAGCGACAATCGAATTTTTCGATCACCAAGCTGTCCAGAGGAAGTTGGCGGGCGCCAACATTAGTTCGCGGGAGCGAACTTAATCAGACATGAATAGGGGCTGAAGCTCGCGAGTGCCAGATTCAACAAGTGTTGAGGGCGAAGTTgagttcgcgggcgcgaagtGTACCTCGCGGGCGCGAAGTTTAAATCTCAAAAAGTTGAGTTGCAACGGTCATTTATTACACCCAACGAGGTGCTGACACTTCAGCAGAGGACCGTTGAGAACTTTGTCCAAGGAGCCGTTCGCGGGCGCGAAGTTAAGTTGGCGGGCGCGAACCTAGTCTGGCAAGGCATTCTTGGAAAAGTTGATTTGTTACTCTTTTGCTACACACAAAAGGAGTAACGGGAAGAATTGTTTGGAGGCCTATATATATCATACTATTGTGTATGGAAAAGGGTTGACAACCAAAGCATTCAAACCTCTCAAGCAATCTTCAAATCTTGTGTGAAAAACCTTTGTAATTTGTTGGTTTAAGAGTGAACCCTAGAAACTCTTGTTGTTGTTTGGTTTGTAGTTTTGCCTAGAAAAACTATAGGTTGTTGTTGTTAGTTGTTGGTTTGGGTTGAGCCTTTGAAAACCTAAGTTGGGAGTGAACTTGTAAAAACTCCAAGTTTAGTGGAAACCTCTAGTTTGAGGGAAGTGGATGTAGGTGAGTGTGTTAATCACCGAACCACTATAAATATTGTGTGTTCTTCCTTCTCAAACCTccattaatttagttttaatcaAATCCGTAATCCGCAAAAGTTTTTAGTGGCAACTATTCAACCCCCCCTTCTAGTTGCTATTGGGTTACAAATTTGTCTAAGGAAGCTTTACACAgccattttcattttaattttctggTGAGGATCGTATCCGATGAGTTTGAAATCAGCTGCCACGAAAGAATTTATGTTCTTCTTTTCTGAATTAATCTTCAAAATTGGAAAAGGTTTTGATGCTAATAAGGTGATTTAGTGTGTGTGTATATTTTAGCATGGAAGTTTACATtagtatgtgtatatatataagcATGGACCTTATGTGTTTTACACTAACATATTAGTgagtgtgtatatatatagctATTATTTGGATATGTGTTGtcaattaaaattacattagtgtgtctatctatctatatctatactatatataaaagcacggagggGTGATatacaaatttactgaataatcattttcagtttattactaaataaaggttttatagtcattaactaattacttatttaattaatcactattgtaattaaaatcctaattcgaataggtagctaaattatctccaatttagtttttagtatgtaaaaaataactaaattgtctccaaattagtaggaatacctatcttttagtttgattgaactacaaaattaaaatactatatttagtcaatatattattatttaaatttctatcttattatttttaaagatattattaataaaattaagttaattatttaattatagttattataaaaccaaaagaagattAATTCAGTATGgacaaaaatttaataaccgaacatattatatttatttttataaaaattcttaaataatttaatattaattataaataaaaaattgatataattataataaatttactaatatgtacattgacaagttacgttacgagccacgtgcatagcacgtaatgcgaaactagtatatatataagcATGAATATTTACGTtaatgtgtgtgtatatataagCATAGATCTTATGTGTTtcactttaaaatataattattagttaaaacattattatttatttgagttagaatcttaaataaattacttataatattatattaagataattgtatagagtactaactaataaattattttaaatatttaattattttaattttaatttaatcatctaaaattctaattaaggTAAACTGCTTCAAACAAAATTATattctctataaataaaataaaatattcctaattaactactattttaattattatttgattttttataattaaatacaatatataagtatttattaaatataaatttaattacctaattaataataaatataatttttttatttaacggGTCACACCACGAGCAAAACACGAAAATCGacactaataataataaacggTGCCAATTTAATGGAAATAACAAAGTGGAAAAGAAAATCCACAGAAATCTAATCATCTCCTACCCTAAACTTAAAATGCCCTGAAATTCGATGTCCAGATTTTGCTTTCACACGAAATATAGGCAGTTGAATAATGTGAAggaaggaaaatgaaaatcaTTAGGGACATCAATTGCATTACCATTCAATACATGAATAGAACTTCTCTACATATTGTATCAATCCAGTCCCATTTTAACTGGTTAAAATCAAAGACTATTAAAAtccaaaaaaagttaaattctCCTTTACTTCAAGATAAACCTTTAAGCACGGTCATGGTTTGAATTTCTACTTCGACAATTAAAGTATTATTAAATAGAAACCCCTTTGATTTGTCATTGAGATCAATGAGAGACATAAATTTTGAATAACCCCATGAGCTCGTAGTCGACGAAAACTTAATATAACCTGCAAAATTAAAGTCAGGAATGTAATGAATAAGGGCATAGAATAAGCTGCTATAGTCTTGTCTCTATTTTTTGACAAACTTATACATACGCAGAATACATAGACACAAAAACACAGATCCAAGTTTTAACCACATGAGCAAGTGTGGACCTAGTCTTGATAGCTAAGGCGTCTCCAAGTGCATCATGAGCTTGTAGGTTCAAACCCCGGCTCTACAACTAACATCTAAATTGAGACTCTAGTAGTCGGAATCCTATctatgtaaaaaatttaaaaggtttacaaacaagGTACCGAGGATTTTAATATTTCTTTGAAATCTTAacactttttattttgttctatGCCAGCTTCGATTGACAACATacatcatatataaaatgtAGGATGGATTTTCTCTCTATTAGGATCcagcatttaaaatgttttgctcACTCACACTATTAAATTCTACAAACTTGCACAGGATATTTAAgacaaaattgtaaaataaaacaaattgataAACATTGTTGATTATagtaaatttgacaaaattttatttaatctatGTTGATGGCTAAGACAAAATTGTATCTTAATTCACGGTAAGCTGCATGTTAATTGTATGTAATAAGAATTGTGCATTTTAGGGTTTGAGCTGAATTTTGAGTTAGAATCTTACCATTCCCCTGCCCAATAATAATAGAAGAAAAAGATTAACATCTCCAGTATTAAAACAATTTACCGTCCAATTCACGATGTTGTCCCACAAGCTGATTCCGTACTCGTAGCATGTATTCCACATATAACTTTTTTCCATTGTCAAAACTTGCATGATTCtctagttttaaaaatatggatAAGCTTTTGTCTTTCTCTCTTGAATCCCCTTTTGGATGAACCGTAATGCTCCTAGAAAATGTTGGAAATAGTAGAATGACAATCAATTCAGCGTATGTGTGTTAATAAGCATAAGAATTAAATAAAGTTTGTGCTAACCAGTTATTGCCACCAATGGTAAACACTTGCGAAATGTTATGTGATAAATTCAATTCTGAAAATTTTGCAATTGTCCATGTATATGTATTGTTTGCAGGCTTCTTCACCATGGACAAGCACTCTCCTTTGTTGGCATTTTCTATGACAAAAATCTCAGCACCGAAAATGCAACAGTCGTCCACTAAGTATCCGTTGGATTCATCTTTGAAATCAGTGACGGAAACGAGTTTGTCAAATCCCCATTCTTTTTTACTTCCATGAAACCGCCGTACTTTCTCATCAGCATCTACAAAATCATGGATCGGAAATTATCAATCCATTTTATTGGAAATAATACTATAGCATGATTAGTATCTAACATCTATGTTTAGCTTCAAGATGATTATCTAGCGTCTCCCTCCACGAGATTAAAAACACTAGAAATGATTAAAATGTATAAACAAACAACATACCTTGGACAGTCAAATACTTGTCGCGAATATAATCATAAATGAACAGcttgaaattaacattaatcTCTTGATTGAAAGTGAGTTGGTTGGAGTCGGAGAGCAGAAGATATAAAGATATGTATCCATCCCCATTTCTTTTCTTATTCCCTCGAGGATACAGAGATAAGTTCCTGCACCcacaaattaaaagtttaatgtAGAAATTAC includes:
- the LOC126659726 gene encoding uncharacterized protein LOC126659726, whose product is MTGRKRVLEDESTARANQDDNAETSLKPRSLPPAHYIFKIQNFSLLSDAKAECFQSADFEVGGYKWNLSLYPRGNKKRNGDGYISLYLLLSDSNQLTFNQEINVNFKLFIYDYIRDKYLTVQDADEKVRRFHGSKKEWGFDKLVSVTDFKDESNGYLVDDCCIFGAEIFVIENANKGECLSMVKKPANNTYTWTIAKFSELNLSHNISQVFTIGGNNWSITVHPKGDSREKDKSLSIFLKLENHASFDNGKKLYVEYMLRVRNQLVGQHRELDGYIKFSSTTSSWGYSKFMSLIDLNDKSKGFLFNNTLIVEVEIQTMTVLKGLS